One region of Sulfurisphaera ohwakuensis genomic DNA includes:
- a CDS encoding 4-hydroxyphenylacetate 3-hydroxylase N-terminal domain-containing protein, with translation MRSKEDYLKSLSDGRRVMYRGKYVSNIVEHPVLKISALHASKLFEYPERLYDDSKYGKISKYFKVPKTSQDLLDRHKLVYNTTIFCNGIFNISQAIGSDALFSLMITTKKLDKKYGKDYHSRVMKYYDYVVKNDLTLATAQTDVKGDRSKRPSKQPDPDLYVRVVDVRSDGIVVRGAKAHTTQAAVADEIIVIPTRAMGEEDKDYAIAFAVPANTPGLKMIVRPIDEIEGNSSSVLSVKDYELETLTIFDNVFVPWDRVFLFKEYEYAGTLARLFATYHRFTAISYRAAMANLYLGSAILSAEANGISNEKHVRDDIIDMILYKEILRMSAIASSVYPEIDEEIAIPNYIFTNIGKLYTNTHFHEVVKDLIDIAGGIISTLPSEEDLKSDEGEVINKYLRGAIDGKERIEILKFVKEIAGSSSLVGYWLTTMIHAEGSIEASKIELFRNYDFNESKELVKKIISS, from the coding sequence ATGAGAAGCAAGGAGGATTACTTAAAGTCGCTTAGTGATGGAAGAAGAGTAATGTATCGAGGTAAATACGTTTCAAATATAGTTGAACATCCAGTGTTAAAAATATCTGCACTTCATGCATCAAAACTATTTGAATACCCAGAAAGGCTTTATGATGATTCCAAATACGGTAAAATAAGCAAATACTTCAAGGTACCAAAAACATCCCAAGACTTATTAGATAGACACAAACTAGTATACAATACAACAATTTTCTGTAATGGTATATTTAATATTTCACAAGCTATTGGTAGTGATGCTCTCTTTTCCCTAATGATAACAACTAAAAAATTAGATAAAAAGTACGGAAAAGACTATCACAGTAGGGTTATGAAATATTACGATTATGTGGTAAAAAATGATCTAACCTTAGCAACGGCACAGACTGATGTTAAGGGCGATAGGTCAAAAAGACCATCAAAACAGCCAGATCCAGATTTATATGTTAGAGTAGTTGATGTAAGAAGTGACGGCATCGTAGTTAGAGGGGCAAAAGCTCACACTACTCAAGCAGCTGTAGCTGATGAGATAATAGTTATACCAACAAGGGCTATGGGAGAAGAGGATAAGGATTATGCTATAGCCTTTGCCGTTCCTGCTAATACACCCGGATTAAAAATGATTGTAAGACCAATAGATGAGATTGAGGGAAACTCCTCATCAGTCTTAAGTGTAAAAGATTATGAGTTAGAGACGCTCACAATCTTTGATAACGTCTTCGTACCATGGGATAGGGTATTCCTTTTTAAGGAATACGAGTATGCCGGGACTTTGGCAAGACTATTTGCAACTTATCATAGGTTTACTGCAATTTCTTATAGAGCTGCTATGGCAAATCTTTATTTAGGTTCAGCAATCCTTTCAGCAGAAGCAAACGGAATATCGAACGAAAAACATGTGAGAGATGATATAATAGACATGATACTTTATAAAGAAATATTGAGGATGTCGGCAATAGCCTCGTCTGTTTACCCAGAAATTGATGAAGAAATTGCAATACCCAATTACATCTTTACTAATATAGGTAAGCTCTACACTAACACACATTTTCATGAGGTAGTTAAGGATTTAATTGACATAGCTGGAGGTATAATTTCGACATTACCCTCTGAAGAAGATCTTAAGAGTGATGAAGGAGAGGTTATAAATAAGTATTTGAGAGGTGCGATAGACGGTAAAGAAAGGATCGAAATTTTGAAATTTGTGAAGGAAATAGCCGGAAGTAGTTCTTTAGTAGGGTATTGGCTTACAACTATGATTCATGCTGAGGGTTCAATTGAGGCAAGTAAAATTGAACTATTTAGAAATTACGATTTTAATGAAAGTAAGGAACTTGTAAAGAAAATAATTTCAAGTTAA